One window of Desulfovibrio subterraneus genomic DNA carries:
- a CDS encoding S1 family peptidase, translating into MRKNLVLRVLGILAALGMAVMLAACNGPVSMGASPAIKQVGGQVVGPQDVYEMSFFEAVDMALTVSKDKFREAEIDYEGRSIRVKNCMYPGGCMSGEVKPLLLRDYNTHKSGVIFLLDIKGEASSDPFEYKRHSDLFYGGIKEYAKLRGVPQTTFRHYTQEEGTFIEIAPKDVPRDLAGFVYWLDKKDNPQPYEGVYEFSNGRYTLGLYYDASDRVYKYKAMILETRTREWNAGEIKVKFNKLEADSGCLSRYFLQDKSEVGATWHVYSDGLVAENLSDGGSNIVLLPVDVSGYTSKDSGRSGNRGNSGKKSGATAKKGERTYRALGSGTAWLLSSKYLVTCNHVVDTGDTYFLRVGDDYKEVRVVARDADLDLAALKLVEGAIDDPILPLRKNSVLENGSEVYALGFPKVGILGMTIKITDGIISAQTGFNGRAQDYQISVPIQGGNSGGPVLDESGNVAGVAASIIRHDIADNVSFMVKYQFLKMFLQSHNVEFTERDSNESMKAKDIFRRYGSSVYLLWVLERNN; encoded by the coding sequence ATGAGGAAGAATTTAGTGCTGCGCGTTTTGGGGATTCTTGCCGCACTGGGCATGGCTGTCATGCTCGCGGCGTGTAACGGCCCTGTTTCCATGGGGGCTTCTCCTGCCATCAAGCAGGTGGGGGGACAGGTTGTCGGGCCGCAGGATGTGTATGAAATGTCGTTTTTTGAAGCGGTGGATATGGCCCTTACCGTTTCCAAGGACAAGTTCCGCGAAGCCGAGATAGACTACGAGGGCAGAAGCATCCGCGTGAAGAACTGCATGTATCCCGGTGGATGCATGAGTGGCGAAGTGAAGCCTCTTTTGTTGAGAGATTACAATACGCACAAGTCCGGGGTGATCTTCCTGCTCGATATCAAGGGCGAGGCTTCCAGCGATCCCTTCGAATACAAGCGCCATTCCGACCTCTTCTATGGCGGGATCAAGGAATATGCGAAGCTGCGCGGGGTGCCTCAGACCACGTTCAGGCATTATACGCAGGAAGAGGGAACCTTTATTGAAATTGCTCCCAAGGATGTTCCCCGCGATTTGGCCGGTTTCGTCTACTGGCTGGACAAGAAGGACAATCCTCAGCCGTACGAGGGCGTATACGAGTTTTCCAACGGTCGTTACACCCTTGGACTTTATTACGATGCATCAGACCGCGTGTATAAGTACAAGGCCATGATTCTGGAGACCCGCACCCGCGAATGGAACGCCGGTGAGATCAAGGTAAAGTTCAACAAGCTGGAAGCGGACAGCGGCTGTCTCAGCCGGTATTTCCTGCAGGACAAGAGCGAAGTGGGCGCCACGTGGCACGTCTACAGCGACGGGCTCGTGGCGGAAAATCTGAGTGACGGTGGCTCCAACATTGTGCTGCTGCCCGTGGACGTGAGCGGCTATACCTCGAAAGATTCCGGCCGTTCCGGCAACCGCGGCAATTCCGGCAAGAAGAGCGGTGCGACGGCGAAGAAGGGCGAGCGAACCTACCGCGCTCTCGGCAGCGGTACTGCATGGCTTCTCAGCAGCAAGTATCTTGTTACCTGCAACCATGTGGTGGATACCGGCGATACCTACTTCCTGCGAGTTGGTGACGACTACAAGGAAGTGCGCGTTGTGGCCCGCGATGCGGATCTGGACCTTGCTGCGCTCAAGCTGGTTGAAGGGGCCATTGATGATCCCATTCTGCCGCTGCGCAAGAATTCAGTGCTTGAGAACGGTTCGGAAGTGTATGCCCTCGGTTTTCCGAAGGTTGGCATTCTCGGAATGACTATCAAAATTACCGATGGCATCATCAGCGCCCAGACCGGTTTTAACGGTCGTGCGCAGGACTACCAGATTTCCGTGCCCATACAGGGCGGGAACAGCGGTGGTCCCGTGTTGGATGAATCCGGCAACGTGGCGGGGGTTGCGGCCTCCATTATACGCCACGATATTGCAGATAACGTGAGCTTCATGGTGAAGTACCAGTTCCTGAAGATGTTCCTGCAGTCACATAACGTGGAATTCACGGAGCGCGATTCCAACGAATCCATGAAGGCCAAGGATATCTTCCGCCGCTACGGCTCTTCGGTGTATCTGCTGTGGGTGCTGGAACGCAATAACTAG
- the hisA gene encoding 1-(5-phosphoribosyl)-5-[(5-phosphoribosylamino)methylideneamino]imidazole-4-carboxamide isomerase, with amino-acid sequence MIIFPAVDIKGGQAVRLKQGRADEETVFSSDPVAMARQWQDQGGKWLHVVDLDGAFSGEPVNRDLIRRICSNLDIPVQLGGGIRDIATARAYLDAGVTRLIIGTIALTDPDLFGKLCKAMPGRIGVSLDAEGGKLKTKGWVEDTGLTVYDVLPRLEEQGAAFVIYTDIDRDGMQTGVNVSALKKLAETSSVPVIAAGGVATLDDVKALYPLSRSANLEGAISGKAIYTGTLDLKEAMDWIAAQQPG; translated from the coding sequence GTGATCATTTTTCCCGCAGTAGATATCAAGGGCGGCCAGGCAGTTCGCCTGAAGCAGGGCCGGGCCGATGAAGAAACTGTTTTCTCTTCCGACCCCGTAGCCATGGCCCGCCAGTGGCAGGACCAGGGTGGCAAGTGGCTGCATGTTGTCGATCTTGACGGCGCGTTTTCCGGCGAGCCGGTGAACCGCGACCTCATCCGGCGCATCTGTTCCAATCTGGATATTCCCGTGCAGCTCGGCGGCGGCATACGCGATATTGCCACCGCCCGTGCCTACCTTGATGCCGGCGTTACCCGCCTCATCATCGGCACCATTGCGCTGACCGACCCAGACCTTTTCGGCAAGCTGTGCAAGGCCATGCCCGGCAGAATCGGTGTTTCTCTGGATGCCGAAGGCGGCAAGCTCAAAACCAAGGGGTGGGTGGAAGATACGGGCCTGACCGTATACGACGTGTTGCCCCGTCTGGAAGAACAGGGTGCCGCGTTTGTCATCTACACCGACATTGACCGCGACGGTATGCAAACCGGCGTAAACGTTTCCGCCCTGAAAAAACTGGCGGAAACCTCTTCGGTTCCTGTCATTGCCGCCGGCGGCGTGGCCACGCTGGATGATGTGAAGGCACTCTACCCCCTTAGCCGGTCTGCAAATCTTGAAGGAGCCATCTCCGGCAAGGCCATATACACCGGCACACTGGACCTGAAAGAAGCCATGGACTGGATTGCGGCTCAGCAACCCGGCTAA
- the hisB gene encoding imidazoleglycerol-phosphate dehydratase HisB, whose protein sequence is MTQRIATIQRDTSETRIALTLNVDGSGKVDVKSGWGFADHMLTLLAFWGGFDLTLTCEGDLHVDAHHTLEDIGLCLGQAMNQCLADKTGINRVGFAKVPMDESMTEVNIDISGRPYLVYRNDELLPPVIAGDESDLWREFFKSVAYAARINMHISYLYGKNGHHLLESACKGLGLALRMAASRDRAQLLSTKGSLDS, encoded by the coding sequence ATGACACAACGTATAGCCACCATACAGCGCGACACGAGCGAGACCCGCATCGCGCTGACCCTGAACGTGGACGGATCGGGCAAGGTGGACGTGAAGAGCGGATGGGGCTTTGCCGACCATATGCTCACCCTGCTGGCCTTCTGGGGAGGCTTTGACCTTACCCTGACCTGCGAGGGCGATCTGCACGTTGATGCGCACCATACATTGGAAGACATAGGCCTTTGCCTCGGACAGGCAATGAACCAGTGCCTTGCTGACAAGACAGGTATCAACCGCGTAGGATTCGCCAAGGTTCCCATGGACGAATCCATGACTGAAGTGAATATAGATATTTCCGGCCGTCCCTATCTGGTCTACCGGAACGATGAACTGCTGCCTCCGGTTATTGCCGGTGACGAAAGCGACCTGTGGAGAGAATTCTTCAAATCGGTTGCCTATGCGGCAAGAATCAATATGCACATTTCATATCTGTATGGTAAGAATGGACATCATCTGCTCGAATCGGCATGCAAAGGTCTCGGCCTAGCCTTGCGCATGGCCGCAAGCCGCGATCGAGCGCAGCTACTCAGCACCAAAGGGAGTCTGGATTCATGA